Part of the Microcebus murinus isolate Inina chromosome 19, M.murinus_Inina_mat1.0, whole genome shotgun sequence genome, TTACACTTAATTTAGTGTTTAACAGTCCAAAATGTATGGACTTCTTGATGGGTGCCctcaatgaaacaagaaaaagagggaagaggcagagaaacCCAGGAATAGTCTCTCTAAAAGGATGGCCAAAGGTCAGGAAGCAGCTACAAGACAGTCAGGTTTTTTCCCTGGTAAGTCACAGTTAATAAGGGGGAAACACTAGGTGATCACTGAAGGTTCTCCCAGCTAATGGTGGCTTTTTAAGTAGCAGGGACAGGCTGTGGGGACAGATGTCGGCATCGGGAGAAGGTATGGGTTTCCTGAGCCCTTCAGACCTTACCATGTCCTAAGACTCCCCACAGTGCCCATAGGACATGTTTTCTCCCTGAATCCAAATTGCAACAACCTCTCCTCCCCTACAGGAGCAAACTGGACTGTAACGCCAAGCAGTGGAGGTAAGAAGGGGCTGGGACAGGGGTAAAGAGTCTTCTATTATGAAAGTTGCTTAGCTCTGACCTCTAACCTCTGATCCCACCCCCAGGCTTTTTGCTGACATCCTCAATGATGTAGCCATGTTCCTCGAGATTATGGCTCCCATATACCCAATCTGTTTCACCATGACTGTGTGCACCAGCAACCTGGCCAAGGTACCCACCTCTGGGGCACCCCTATGCCCATGCCTTGGTAGTGTTGTGTGTGGGCTCACTTGGACTCTGTGCTTCTAGAAAAGTGAGAAAGTTCAGATGTTTCTACTCGGACCCAGCCATGTTTTCTGATCTTCCTCCTTCCAGTCAGCCTCTTGTGCTTCAGTCAGTCTAAGGCAGTCTAGAATCACAGGACTGATGAGGGAACTCTAAGCTGAGAAGTAGCAGGAGTGGTTTAATGTCAAGATTTGGGGATCAGCTTCCTGACTACTCTTAttcttttggtaaaatatttattgaatgcctatcaCATGCTCGGCATGGAACATAGGCCCTCCCATCTTTGAAAGGAAGCCACGtataattacagaaatatttatggaatgataGGTACAGGTATTGCAGATGAGAAATGTAGGGGGCTGCGAGAGGGCTCAGCAGGGAACCCAGCATGGTCAGAAGATGCAGGAAGGCCTCTCCTGGAGCTGGGTCCCAAAGATTGAGCTGAAGATGCAGAGTGGGTGTTCTGGGCAAAAGAAACAGTGTGGGTAAAAGTCCTAAGGCAAGATGGAGCATGGACCAGGCAGTGAGGCTGGAGGGGTGAGTGGGATGAATGCAGGCTCTCCCTCTGTGCCAGGCTGCCCACCCTCGCACCTCCTGCAGGTTGGCCTcgttcagatgaggaaactgaggcctagcaAGGATCAGTAAAGAACGTAGCCTGTCCTCACTAGAGTcaagtacctggcacagagtaaagaCCCAAGAAGACAAGTAAGATCCATGTCAAGGGCCCATCTATCTATTTAAAATCACTTTAGTCCACATGTTctggttaacagaaaaaaaataaaaaaataaataaataaataaaaaaaataaaatcactttagGGTAGCTTTTCTCTATAAGGCATTACTGGCATTGGGGTGGAACAGTTCTTTGTGGTGGAGGGCATTTAGCTTCCCTGGCACAGGCACTAAATGCCATGAGCACCCCTATTCACCCACCCGCAGGGTAGGAAACCCCAGAGAAAACTCTGCTATAGCTATAGACCAAGGTTTGGGACCTCTGAAATGTGCTTTAAATTCTATACTAACCTCCACTTTTGGGGCCTCCATCTGTTCATTTATCAAATAAGGGAATAGGATAAGGCCATAAACTTCCCCTGAAGACCCCTCTCTAGAGTTCCTGTCTCAGTAACCAGCACTTCTACCCCCGACCAAGAGAAGCCTGGCTGTCATCCATGCCTTCTCCTCATCCCCTTCCTCTGTCACCCTCAACCAAACCTCTACTCAGTTCTGTTATTTTTCCCTCCTAAATCTTTGTAGTTCATTCACTCCTCCATCTCCTCGTCCCCACCATCTCATTGCTGGAGAAGCACAGTTACTTCCTAGATAGTCTCCCTGCTTTCACTCTCACCCTGTTCTCAGAGCAGCCCAGTAATCCTTTCAAAGGGGAAATCAAATCACGTCACTCCCCTGCCCCATCACTCTTAGGACAAAGACCTTAGCAAGGCTACATGTGGTCAGGTCCACATTTGGTACCACATTCCTCTTGCCTTTGAACAAACTGTTTCCTCTGCCTATGTAATAACTTGTTTGATTACTATCTATTGACctataagcttcatgagggcagggtCCGTGTCCCACTTGTATAATAACACCTAAATCTATCACTGGCATCTAAAAGAACCTTGATTGAACACCATATTttaggctaaaaagaaaaaacaaaaaaacaaaaaataaataaataaaagaaccttGATAAATATGGGATGAATGAAGGTGATCAGTGATCTTCGTTGAAGAGCTTTATCACCTGAGATCTCAGAAGGAGAGATCCAGGTTCCCTAGGAGGTCAGGGCCACCAATGTCACTTTTTAACTGAGCTGGAAGGCTGCATAGGCCTTCACTGCAGCAGGAAGAGAGTACAGGAACTGCAGGCAAAATGTAAGCATGAAATTGGAAGGCAGATTGGGCCCGGGAGCTCAGCAAGGGAGAGGGTGTAGCCAGAGTAGTAGAAGGGTGGGGAAGATCTGGGCTACGAATGATCTTTGGGCCTCCATCTTGGGGGAGGACATTGAGTTTCTGTAGGGCCACATCCCCAGGGTGATAATGGCAGACAGGACTTTAGTTTTGTCCTGGGACgagatgggggaggagggccTAAGGGAAGTTTGAGGTGAGAATAAGAAGTTACCAAGGGTAGCATTCAGAGTCTTGCTGTGGGTCACCAGCCTCCTGTGTTTCCACAGCACTTGGCTGTTCTGACCTTCacccttccctttccccacccAGTGCATTGTGAGTGTGGCTGGCGGGGCCACTCGAGCTGCCCTGACCATGCACCAGGCCCGGAGAAACAACATGGCCGATGTGTCAGCCAAGGACAGCAGCCAGGTGAGGAGCCAGGGTTGCAGGGAtggtgtgggggagagggaggggccaggccaggccagaaCACAGTTTAGGAAAATGGACAGAAGCACCTGAGTGTCCCAGGGGCTGAGGGACACACAGGAAGAAATATAGCTGCTCCCTGCTCTGACTTTCAGGACACATAGTCAGGTGTGAGGGTACGGGCTCTGGCGATGACATGTCCAAGCTGATCCTCTCAGGTCCTGCCACTGCCTGTGAGGCTGAGAGTAAGCCCTCACCCTCGCCCTCTCTATGCCACAGCCCCCCCTGGGAGCTGGGTGTTCTGATCACATGAGGCCCCACACGTGAAGGCACTTGGCAAGTCAAAAGGTGCTCGGTGTGTGGGTTGTTAAGGTTACTGGCCGGAGGCTCCACTCAGCAGCTTAGCAGCTGTCTGGCTCGGCCCCTCCATTTGCCCAGAGGATCCTGGGGGGGAGGGTAGGGCCACCCCTAAGACTGAACCCTACATGTATTAAATCCCCTCCCCCATGCTAAGTGCTCATGTGCATTGCATCATTTAACTGTCGCACTAATCCTGTGAGGTAGatgttattattctattttatagatgaggaaagtaagGCCCAGGGAAGTCCCAGAAGTGTGAAATGGTTTTCTTTGCCACTGAAGAAATTTAGAAACCTCTGTTCAATCCAGTCCTGTTTTTTGGCACAAAGAGCACCTGAGGCTGGAGAGTTCTTTGTTCCCAGCCCTTCTGGCAAGGGGTGGGCTAGGAGAGTAAAGGCTGTGGGTGTGGCAGTAAACTGAGGATCAGGGGCCTTGGGAGTTCAGGAGCAGAGGGTCCTCCACTCACAGATGGGAACAGTCATTTCCTGCAGCCACATTGAATGTAAGAAAGCATCATCAGCAGAAAGCAGGGGCCTGCTGCAGGACCGAGCACATTTCTCAGGCTGTCCCTGTGATGTCTTACTGCCTGGTAGACTGAGGAAGCCCTGGGGCCTTGGAAAAAACAGCTTGTGGTTAAGGAAGGGTTGGGGGCCAGCTAGAGAGCAGGAGAGAAGGGGCATGCATAAACCTGGGAGACTTTAAAGTGAAGGGCCTGAGTTGTACTTGTTTTCCCTGGGACCCCATTACTGGTAGTTGGGGGCCCAAATCCAGACTCTTCCTTCCTTGTGATGAGTTAGGGGCAGGTGACCCTGGGGTCTTTTTACCTAGAGTGACTTCAGTCTGGCCCTCAGAGGGTTCTAATAACATTGATTCCTAAGGGAAGAGGTTTAGGtcttgttccttttcttcctgtgTGGTTCCTTGAGCCCTTTGAAATTTGTCTGCCAGTTACTGCATACTAAGGGGGTTGGCAGGAGATCAGCCTTTTTAAACCACTAAATAAAAGTAGCTCCCCATGCTGAAGAACTAGTCACAGTAGTGAGTACCTGAGTGTGGGACTACCCCAATGACTCTTGCAGAACAAAAGCATGTCCAAAGGCTGTTCCGATGGCATTGTATATACCTGGGCAGAGAAGCAGCTGGCTCTTAATAAATTGTAGCTCACTCAccaaaatcattaaatatttacttggCACTCCTATATCCAGTCATCCATTCTTCCCATatttaactataaatatttaagtaggGAGCCCTGGAAGGTTCTAGAGCAGGGAAGAATGTGGCGAAAGGCACTCAAGGTTAGTCAGTCTGGCCTGGAGGGAAGCCCTCCAACTCTCACCCCCGCTGCCATTTTTCAGGAGACACTGGTGAATCTGGCAGGGCTCCTGGTCAGCCTCCTGATGCTTCCTCTGGTGTCAGGTTGCCCCAGGTAAGCTGGGAGCAGGGCGGGAAGGAGACTCGCAACTGGGCCTCTGCCACCATTGGCTGCCTCATCCTCTCGCCCTAGCTTCAGCCTTGgatgtttcttcttcctcactgccctccacatctatgccaactACCGGGCAGTCCGAGCCCTTGTCATGGAGACCTTGAACGAAGGCCGGCTCCAGCTGGTCCTGAAGCACTTCCTTCAGAGGGGAGAGGTACTCGACCCCACTTCAGCCAATCAGATGGAGCCGCTGTGGACAGGTGACCCAACCCCTTGGGCTCAAGTCCTGTGTCTCCCTCCTACTGGCTTGGCATACTGACTCTAGCTTCCCACAGGTTTCTGGCCATCGCTGTCTCTATCCCTGGGGGTCCCCCTACACCGCCTGATCTCCAGGTGAGTGTCCCAGTGTCTCCCTCTCATCACTGCTGCCACCCACACTCCCCACACATGCTTCTTATTCTGGTTGCACACTGGCCTTCCGCGATAATGCCCCACCTCTCTGTTCTAGGTTCTTGATTTCCACAGACAGACTTGGGGGTCAATGTGGgtctgggagggaggaagggtacATGGCATAAAGTAGATATAAGGAATATGTTTGTTGGATGaaggaaggatgggtgggtgggagaatgGATGACTGGatacaggaagaaaggaaggatggacGTGGGGTGCATAGGTAGTGGCTGAAGAAGAGATAAGTGAGTGACGTACAGATAAAGTATGGACAGTCATGGCTAACAGTTCGGTGGCTGTTCAATTGACTAGAGGAGTACCcctgcctttctttgcttttcccctcccccactgtacTCTCTTCTCTCCCCTAGCGTCTTTGAGCTGCAGCAGCTGGTTGAGGGGCACCAAGAACCTTACCTCCTTTGCTGGGACCAGTCACAAAGTGAGTGTGCCTCATTCTCCCAGCCTAAGACTCGCCCTCCTTTTTTCAGCCTCTCATTCCTCCAATCCAGGGCCCCAAGGCCTGGGCAGAGTGGAGGTTGCCTGTTATTCTGGAGTTTAGACTAAGACTTTGGTGCATTCGAATTATAGCTGCATGTCCCAGTGAAATTCACTTTacccctctgtaaaatgaagcTAAAAATACTCGCCTTATTACCTGTAGTGTTtttatgaggatcaaataagGTGATTATGCAAAAGCACTTTGTACATTGCAGCACACTTCCTCAAATAAGGAAGTGACTTTTGGCTGTCCCTGGAGAACCACTCTTCTCTCCCATTTTGGGTCACCTCTTGGGTAAACAAGCCTGTGAGTTTATTGGTCTGCTGGTCATGTGTTAAAAGGTGGTTATTCTTACTagccattaaagaaatgcaaactaaaccCACCTTAGTGAGCTGCTGAGGtgagtttattttgaaattatatttggaAATTGAGTATTTCAGTGTGACCAGAGCACTGGGGAGTAACAGGAGATGAAGTTGAAAGGAAAGGGTGAGGAAGACAGCCATCCATGTGAGGCTAAGGCCTCTGGGGACAGATAGGTGAAGCAGGGTGATAGGGTTGAGGAGGTTGGGGGAAGTCGCCCACCCCTGATACCAGTGTGTCTCTGGGTCTCTCCAGACCGCGTACAGGTAGTTCTGAGCCAGATGGCAGGCCCTGAGACCATCCTAAGGGCCGCCACACATGGGCTGGTGCTTGGAGCCCTGCAGGGAGACGGACCCCTTCCAGGAGAGCTGCAGGAACTGAGGAACCGGGTGCGAGCAGGTAAGAAAAGGCCTCATGATCTAGACTGCTGATGACGCAGTGCAGAGGTGGAGAAAGGACAGGAAAGCTGGTTCTGTATTCCACCCCAGGTCCTGAGAAAGATAGCTGGATCATCGTCAAGGAGACACACCAAGTGCTGGATAAGCTTTTCCCAAAGTTCTTGAAAGGTAGGTAACATCCTTCAGACCCGTGGCTCCTTGGTCCATGAAGCCTTCTCCCTGGGTACCTTGCCTACTCCtaccccaccctcccacctggaAGATAAAAGACTTGGGTTCTCTCCGTGATCTTGAGTCTGGAACTCAGTTTCACTGTGTGTAGGATGGGGAGGTTAGGATGGTCTCTGAAGCTGTGTCAATGTCCACAGTCTGTATAATCCTGATTGGCATTTAGGAAACATTTGGGGGGATCAAGGGAGGTGGGGCTCACATTTACTGGTGATGACCTTTTATTTAGCACCTATTCCATTCCTGCCCTTTTTATGTGCTATCTCAATGAATTCTTGCTGCAACCAGATGAGGTTTTCACCTCATTTTAGACCAGACATCACCCGGCAGAGGCAAGGAGAGCCCAAGTAGTGCATAAAGCCTGCTCCCGGCTGTGCCTCTCCTTACCCTTCTCCCCAGGGTCAGCCCGGAATCTCTTCCCCAGCATTCCCAGCAGCACCCCATGATCTCTCCCTAGGACTGCAAGATGCTGGCTGGAAGACCGAGAAGCACCAGCTAGAGGTGGATGAATGGAGGGCCACATGGCCCCCGTCTCCAGAAAAGAAGGTCTTGTGAGCATCCCAGATGGAGGCCCAGGGCTCGGGACAGGAGCCTGGAGCAAGGACACCTTGACCACACCAGGCTGTGGGAAAGGCAGCTTTATTTTTGCTTAGGGAAGCTGCTATGGCAGATTGGCCAAGCCCTCATGGGAAGTGACTGCCAGTCAGATGGACTGGGCCCCAGGCGGAGATAAGGCAGAGAAAAAGGGAACCAGGACCTTTCCACCCCACTTCTGCCCTTTCCCCTTTTCTGGGGATTACTGCAGGCCACCCACTCCCACTTATTGTGAGGGTGAGTCCTGCCCTTGCTGTGGTTTATGCTGTCCAACACAGTTGTTCTTAGGCATAGAAGCCCCAGAGGAACACCGCCACGGTCATCATGAGCAGGGCATTGAGGTTGACCACACGGGCCCAGCGCGTGTCCTCGCTGATGTCCTCCAGCCGCCTGGCTGCTATAGCCACCTCCTcctgggtggggggtggaggaccacctgccccacccctgctcaTTCCACAGAACCAGAGCAGACACCGGCGGAATAGGCTTGGTGACGCGGACTGCGGCTCTGGGAGAAATTGAGGCTCCACGGTTAGTTTGCAGGAACATAGCTGCTCCGTCTCCCCGGCCCTCGTCCTCAGACAGTGCCTTACCCTCCATCTCCACCGCGTGCTCTGGGCTCCCATTCTGTACGGGGAGCGGGGAGCCTTGCAGCTCATCGGCATCCAGGTCCTCTCGCTCCTCCTTGCTGTTCCGGAGACTGAAAACCAGGCGGTGGAGCTGGGGAGTGATGGGAGCAGGGACCAAGTGGGCATTCTGTCCCCTCACACCAAGCTCTAAAGTGTCCTGTGCACACTGCCACACCAACTCTATCCCCCTACCTTCCTTTTCCTCACTCTGTCCAGTCTGCACACCTCGCAAAAGGTTCAACTCTCGAAAACTCCACTGCCCATAGCTGCCCCTTGCCCTCAGGCCAAACCCCAAGCTCCTCAGCTTGGAGTTTAAAGCCAATGGCCCTGCTCCCCCTACCTTTGTCACCTCAAGTCTCCTGTCTACACCCAGACTATGACTTTAGACTCTGGTCTTACAGTCCTGCCAACACAGTATTCCTTCCTGTGGGTATTTGCTCACAGTTTCCTCCTACTGCTTTGGAATCCTGTCTGTCCTTCCAGGCCCTGGTCTTTTGCAGGCACCTACCCCACCACCATAAGCCCTGCCCCAGAGTAGCACGAAACCAAGCCTGTTTAGGGGGCTTTCAAGATGGTACTCTGTCCCTCTCAGCCATTAGTCAGATCCTGTGTTTTGAGTCCCAAAGGCCACGCCAAGGGATGGGCTTTGGTGGGCTTTAATTGCCAACTCACCAAATCTTTAAGCCACCTCTCCCTAGACCACTTCAAATAAATggtatttacattaaaatgtgcTTGCTCTGCAATTGCAACTTCCAACTAAACTCCCAGCCTGTTCCCCGCAATCCTCAGTGTAGAGAAATGCAGATCCTCACTGGGTGTTCGCGGAAGCAGACCggcaggggagggtggagagggctGCTCTAGCCCACACAGTGCTTGTTTAGGGCACCCAGCCCATCCAGAAGCTGGCACTTACATGCTTTTGAggaatgggtgcagtgcacagcGAGACTATGAGAATGAGGAGGCTGGAACAGAGGAAGAGCACGATGGCAAAGTAGAGGTAGTGCACACCACAGAGGAGTGCTGGGCATGCTGAGGGCCGCACACAGCTGCCGGTGCCAAAGGAGAATTCAGGAATCAGGCGTGCCAGGCCCATCAGTAGGCCCCCAATCAGTCCCCAGAAGGCACCCTGCAAGGGAGACAAGGTCAGCAAGCACAGGATGCCCAAGCCCTGTCCCAAGTTTACAATGTGCACACACCACTCACCTTCTCATTGACGCGGGGCACAAAGAGTGCCAGCAGGAAGACAGCAAACACTGGCGGTGCCAAGTAGCTGGAAACTGACTGGATATAATCGAAGAGCTGCCCACCCTGTGCCGCCTGTACCACGGGTAGCCAGGCCACTGACACGGCCACGATGAACACCACCCAGAGCCTGCAGTTGGAGGTCATCAGGAGATCTTACCCAGGACCCTTCTCTCCCCAGACCCCTGCAGCTGCTCCACGCCCCCACCATGGGCTCATTTGTGTAACAGGaattggggaggagggagcaacCCAGGCTGCACCTTCCTACTACCAGCAGCTCCCGGTCGCCTGCACGGGGCCGCAGGCGTGTGTAGATGTCCATGGTGAAAAGCGTGCTGCTGCTGTTAAAGATCGAGGCCAGCGAGGACATGAGCGCTGCCAGCATGACAGCCAGCATGAGTCCGCGCAGACCTGCAGGCCAACAGGAGCTGTGTGGTTggagtcaccagagtgtgtgtgtagggggggtTGGCAAGGGGTGACCCCTCCCGGAGCAGTGGCCACAGCACCACTGCATCTGTGAGCAAGAGGCAGTGCAGGTGCCTGCCCTCACCGTTGGGCATGAGCTTCACGACGAGCCGTGGGTAGGCGATGTTGGAGCAGCCCACCTCAGTGCCACACACACGCTTACACACCTCAGGCACCACACATGCCACTTCGTCTGCAAGAAAGAAGCCACGGTCTGGGAACTAGAATCCCTTAAGTGGGGACTGAGAATCCTAGCAGAGGAGAGATAAGGGACCCCTTGTGGGAGGCAGAAGTAGGCGGCCCTATCAGCAACTCTTAAGAGGATAATGGAAATGGAAGATGGGCACCTGGATCTTTGCACAAGAAAGGGGCTGGATGGACATAGGACTCGGGCTGGGCGGGGGTGCAGACATTACCTGGGTAAAGAATGCGGCTGATCATGCCTGGCATGACCATGAGGAACATGGGCATCAGCTTCAGATAGCCGCACAAGATGCAGCCCGCCTTGATATGAGTCAGGCTCTTCCCAGCCAGGCAGCGCTGCACTATGACCTACAAGGAGGGGCGTTCAGCTACCTGCATACAGTCCCGGTACTCCAACCCCTTAGGCCTTGCCTCGACCCGCCGCGCCCCCCCCACCCGCCTACCGCGCTAATTTGTGCCCACCTCTGGCTCAGTGGTGCCCCAAATTCAGCTGCATTCTCAGACCTGGCCACTGGAGTGCGCCCCGTCGAGTTTAGTTCCGCCCCTCCCAGCTCCGCCCACAGCGGTTCTGGTTCTGCCCCAGCCTCGCTCCGGACTCCGGCCCTGCCCCCGCACCTGGTCGCTGCACCAGTACCAGCCCGAGACGATGGTAAGCCCTAGGATGACTGCAGGCCACGGCAGGTCCCCCGTCACAGGGTCCCGGAGCAGGTGATAGGAGTCGGGCCGGGGTCGATAGCAGGAGCTGGAGATGTTGCCCACGGCCGGATCCTCGGACACCGTCAGCGAAGTCATTGCCCCCAGGTATTTGTGGAAGAGACCCGAATACCCGCCCACCTCGTGGAAGGCTGAGCGGGCAAGGCCGTCAGGGGACCCGGTGCCAAGGCCCTCCTTGGGACCCACATGCCAGAGACGAGCgatgtcccctcccccactggccGAGCCCCGTACCGTAACCCATGAGGATGAAGGACCCCCCGAGAATGACGAAGGTCTGCACGGTATCTGTGTACATCAGCGCTGCCAGCCCTCCTGCAACAGGCCGGGGTCAGTGGGGACAGCCCAGCTCGTGATCTCACAGACAGGCTAGCCCTAGCACACACGGTGCCTTTGCGAGGTCTGTGTAGTAAGAGGGGGTGATTCTCAAGGTTCCATGCTCAGCTCCATCCCTTCCCCAGAGGGGCCCCTCTAGCCGGCCTGGGCACCAGGTCCCGCCTACTGTGGTCCCCATCCAACGTCAGGTCCCGCCCGAGGACCCTCTGAACTGTGCTGGAATTGGCCAGAGATCTTGGAAACTGGTTAAGTCTGCTCTCCTGCATGTTCAAGGAGGGCAAGAACTGCTAAATTGTCTTTTTCCCCCAGTCCCCACTCAGGCCCAGCGTGGGTTCTCAGGTCTGAACTTGCAGTGCGCATCCAGTGGAAagtagggagagaggaagagttTGCTTTCCAAAGATTTAGTTCCTTCTCCTGCTTGGACCACATCACAGGTTCAAACCTCTGCACTCTACTTTCCTCTGGTGGCTCCTCTAAACCCGGCCCACAGCTCCCAGCACATATCCCAGGCCCGCTCCGTTCCCTAAGCTAAGCCCCTGTCAGCACCTGTCACAGTGTAAATCATGGTGATGATCAGGAGCGCGATGACGGAGGCGTAGATGTTCCAGCCCAGAGCCTGCTGAATGAACACTGCCCCGGAGAACATGTCCACCTTGGGGGACGGAGCAAGCGTGAAGGTCAGGACCCAGGGGTCAGGACACTGACCCAGGCTCACTCCTGCCCAGACCATAACCCTACTGGCCAAGCCTCAAAAGTTCCCTTTTTTTCCGATGGCCTGACCTTCCCAGGTCCCAGACCCTGTGGCTGCGGCCCCAGAGACCTATTCCTTCCAGGCCCTGCCTCCATGGTTCTTACAGCCAGTTCTCCATGGCCCCACGCCCTTGAGGGCTCTCTAGAGCCTTCCACTCGGTGGCTCCGCCCTTCCGGGGCCCCATCCCGCCCGCAGCGCATGCTCACCGAGATCTTGGTGAAGATGTACAGGAAAAGCGAAAGCATAGACAAGTAGAGGCGGATACGATGGCCGCCAAAGCGCTTGCGCAGGTACTGCGGCATTGTAATGACACCTGCCGTCAAGTACACCGGAGCAAAGAGCCAGCCGAGTAGCAGCACCACGAACAGTGCCTGTGGGTACAGCAAGACAGCTGAGGGTGACCTCGTGTCTGAGATTTTGCCATGAGTCTGCCTTCACCCCTGAAGGATCTGAGGGACCTTCTCTTCATGAATATCCCACTCCAAGGCCAGTGGCCCTGGGAAGCACCTGGAGCCCAAATGCAGTCAGTGTCCTGGGCATTAAGGAATGCACCCTCCTGTGCACTTAACTAGAGCCCGCCTTGCCATCATCCCTGGCTAGTCCCTCCCAAGATGGTCCCTatgtcccccaccccctttctaGCATATAAACCCAAGCACAGACTCCTCAGATTGACCCCAGCCTCTGCCAGGGAGTGCTgcctcccctctcttctccacCCAACCCAAACCTTTTGTCCCTCAAGGCTCAGCTTAgaggcctcctcctccaggaagcctgagCTCAAAGCTGTGATCTTCCCAACCCTCCAAGGTGAGACACAGTCCCAGAGCTTTGTCTCCTCTTCTCAACTCCAGGAGATCCTCCTAGACCACAGCATCTCTATCGCCGAGGCTCACCCCACTTCAGAGAGGTGTAGATGAAGGCCCACAGACGGGAATGGCTGATACAGGCTCACACAGCAAGCCAGGAGCAGGACCTATGCCTGCCCTGAATGTGCCCCTCACATGCAGCCCTCTGCCTCCAAGCTGGACGTGTGACTCTCACTCCCAACCCAACCATACCCACAATTGGGAAGTCCCACATCCAATCTCCTATCCCCCTGCCTGGAGCTTCCCCAAGGTGTGACCTTTCCAGGGGTTCCCACTGGGGTTGGGGCTATGGCAAAAGGGGGCCTCACATTCCACTCAAATCCAGCCACAGCCAAGCCGCTCGCAGCACCAGTCCCTGCCAGGCCCACAAAGTGGCCGCTGCCGATGTTGCTGGCAAAGAGAGAGGCCCCAACCTGTGTGGCCAGAGGGGGCTGTTAGGCAGGCTGCTTCCGCAGGCCCGCTCCCCACCATGGCCCAGCGCCGCTTACCGGCCACCACACCATGCTTCGTCCCGCCAGGAAGTAGCCGCGGACGGTGCCTCTGTTGGTTCTGCACATAGACTGGGGGACAGAAGCAGGGGAAGACCTGGGTTTGGGGCACATCTTTGGACCTCATTAGCCTTCTCAACACATTCCTCAGCCTTGTTTCAGGCTGAAGATTAACCAGCACTCAGCTCCGCTGATTGTTTGCACCCCCACCGCCAACCTCCTCCCAGACACCCAGAGCAACCGGCCCTAATCCGAGTGTCCAGGTCCCCAAGTCTTATCGTGGCTGGATTTGGCCTGACTTTCCTGGGGGCTTTGGATGTGGGTTACTGGTCAGCCATCATGTGGACGTAGGAACCAGGATCTCAGTT contains:
- the SLC5A2 gene encoding sodium/glucose cotransporter 2 isoform X2, which translates into the protein MPQYLRKRFGGHRIRLYLSMLSLFLYIFTKISVDMFSGAVFIQQALGWNIYASVIALLIITMIYTVTGGLAALMYTDTVQTFVILGGSFILMGYAFHEVGGYSGLFHKYLGAMTSLTVSEDPAVGNISSSCYRPRPDSYHLLRDPVTGDLPWPAVILGLTIVSGWYWCSDQVIVQRCLAGKSLTHIKAGCILCGYLKLMPMFLMVMPGMISRILYPDEVACVVPEVCKRVCGTEVGCSNIAYPRLVVKLMPNGLRGLMLAVMLAALMSSLASIFNSSSTLFTMDIYTRLRPRAGDRELLVVGRLWVVFIVAVSVAWLPVVQAAQGGQLFDYIQSVSSYLAPPVFAVFLLALFVPRVNEKGAFWGLIGGLLMGLARLIPEFSFGTGSCVRPSACPALLCGVHYLYFAIVLFLCSSLLILIVSLCTAPIPQKHLHRLVFSLRNSKEEREDLDADELQGSPLPVQNGSPEHAVEMEGKALSEDEGRGDGAAMFLQTNRGASISPRAAVRVTKPIPPVSALVLWNEQGWGRWSSTPHPGGGGYSSQAAGGHQRGHALGPCGQPQCPAHDDRGGVPLGLLCLRTTVLDSINHSKGRTHPHNKWEWVACSNPQKRGKGRSGVERSWFPFSLPYLRLGPSPSDWQSLPMRAWPICHSSFPKQK
- the SLC5A2 gene encoding sodium/glucose cotransporter 2 isoform X1, with protein sequence MEEHTEASMAPEPGVQKVLIDNPADILVIAAYFLLVIGVGLWSMCRTNRGTVRGYFLAGRSMVWWPVGASLFASNIGSGHFVGLAGTGAASGLAVAGFEWNALFVVLLLGWLFAPVYLTAGVITMPQYLRKRFGGHRIRLYLSMLSLFLYIFTKISVDMFSGAVFIQQALGWNIYASVIALLIITMIYTVTGGLAALMYTDTVQTFVILGGSFILMGYAFHEVGGYSGLFHKYLGAMTSLTVSEDPAVGNISSSCYRPRPDSYHLLRDPVTGDLPWPAVILGLTIVSGWYWCSDQVIVQRCLAGKSLTHIKAGCILCGYLKLMPMFLMVMPGMISRILYPDEVACVVPEVCKRVCGTEVGCSNIAYPRLVVKLMPNGLRGLMLAVMLAALMSSLASIFNSSSTLFTMDIYTRLRPRAGDRELLVVGRLWVVFIVAVSVAWLPVVQAAQGGQLFDYIQSVSSYLAPPVFAVFLLALFVPRVNEKGAFWGLIGGLLMGLARLIPEFSFGTGSCVRPSACPALLCGVHYLYFAIVLFLCSSLLILIVSLCTAPIPQKHLHRLVFSLRNSKEEREDLDADELQGSPLPVQNGSPEHAVEMEEPQSASPSLFRRCLLWFCGMSRGGAGGPPPPTQEEVAIAARRLEDISEDTRWARVVNLNALLMMTVAVFLWGFYA